The Polymorphobacter megasporae genome window below encodes:
- a CDS encoding non-homologous end joining protein Ku, translating into MAARAYWSGQLRLALVSIPIELYSATRSAGTIALNQIHEPSGKRIKYEKTVPGLGTVDPDEIVKGFEVEKGKYVILSDDEIEGVKLESKKTLELTQFVDAAEIDPIYFEKPYFCVPKDELAEEAFCVIRDALKAAKKVGLGQLAMRGHEYLISLKPCGRGMILETLRYEEEVNKASGFFRSIPDDAATPELMELATALIDKRTAKFDPGKFHDRYEDALRALIDEKRGKKVADVENNEPAPKASNVIDLMAALKASIERGGAAPAAASPKVAPRKAKAAAKAEPEAKALARKRA; encoded by the coding sequence ATGGCCGCGCGCGCCTATTGGTCGGGACAATTGCGCCTCGCGCTCGTCTCGATCCCGATCGAACTCTATTCGGCGACACGGAGCGCTGGGACGATCGCGCTCAACCAGATCCATGAGCCGAGCGGCAAGCGGATCAAGTACGAGAAGACCGTCCCCGGGCTCGGCACCGTCGACCCCGACGAGATCGTCAAGGGATTCGAGGTCGAGAAGGGCAAGTACGTCATCCTGTCCGACGACGAGATCGAGGGGGTCAAGCTCGAGTCGAAGAAGACGCTCGAACTGACCCAGTTCGTCGACGCCGCCGAGATCGACCCGATCTATTTCGAGAAACCGTATTTTTGCGTGCCCAAGGACGAGCTCGCCGAGGAAGCGTTCTGCGTCATCCGCGATGCACTCAAGGCGGCAAAGAAGGTGGGGCTCGGCCAATTGGCGATGCGCGGCCACGAGTATCTGATCAGTCTCAAGCCGTGCGGGCGCGGGATGATCCTCGAGACTCTGCGCTACGAGGAGGAGGTCAACAAGGCGAGCGGCTTCTTCCGCTCAATCCCCGACGACGCTGCGACGCCTGAACTGATGGAGTTGGCGACCGCGCTGATCGACAAGCGCACCGCGAAGTTCGATCCGGGCAAGTTCCATGATCGCTACGAGGATGCGCTGCGCGCGCTGATCGACGAGAAGCGCGGCAAGAAGGTCGCCGATGTCGAGAATAATGAGCCTGCGCCCAAGGCATCGAACGTGATCGACCTGATGGCGGCGTTGAAGGCGTCGATCGAGAGGGGCGGCGCGGCCCCGGCGGCGGCTTCGCCGAAGGTTGCACCGCGCAAGGCGAAGGCGGCAGCGAAGGCCGAGCCGGAGGCCAAGGCTCTCGCAAGGAAGCGCGCGTGA
- a CDS encoding diacylglycerol/lipid kinase family protein — MKTLWLVLNTASGSTSDAIVGEFEQACGDYVIAGRTAFPAETLPDATVLDAAGVDTLVVFGGDGTINAATCNVEDWDGTALILPGGTMNGLAKQLHGDIGWAEVLKRAPNGHAIHVPVAICGQHRAMVGVILGPASSWFHAREYVRSGAWSKVTRALRYAARKTFARTIRVVGEGPNAGRHRAVIVTPRDHDLEIAAVSTDSWFIAARLGWSWLLGDWRDADGVTVTYAPSVDLASSRQVSVLFDGEPAKLRAPVHVEHAVTRLTFIATKA; from the coding sequence ATGAAGACACTCTGGCTCGTCCTCAATACCGCAAGCGGATCGACGAGCGACGCGATCGTCGGCGAGTTCGAGCAGGCGTGTGGCGACTATGTCATCGCCGGGCGCACCGCATTTCCGGCCGAAACGCTGCCCGATGCGACGGTGCTCGACGCCGCCGGGGTCGATACGCTCGTCGTTTTCGGCGGCGACGGCACGATTAATGCGGCGACGTGCAACGTCGAGGACTGGGACGGGACCGCGCTTATCCTGCCCGGGGGAACGATGAACGGGCTGGCGAAGCAGCTCCACGGCGACATCGGCTGGGCCGAAGTCCTCAAGCGCGCGCCGAACGGGCACGCGATCCACGTCCCTGTCGCAATCTGCGGCCAGCATCGGGCCATGGTCGGGGTCATCCTCGGCCCGGCGTCGTCGTGGTTCCACGCGCGCGAATATGTCCGCAGCGGCGCGTGGTCGAAGGTGACCCGCGCATTGCGTTACGCCGCGCGCAAGACCTTCGCGCGGACGATCCGCGTCGTCGGGGAAGGGCCCAATGCAGGGCGGCACCGTGCGGTGATCGTCACCCCGCGCGACCATGATCTCGAAATCGCCGCGGTCAGCACCGACAGCTGGTTCATCGCTGCGCGGCTCGGCTGGTCGTGGCTGCTCGGCGACTGGCGCGATGCCGATGGCGTCACCGTCACCTATGCGCCGTCGGTCGACCTCGCCTCGTCGCGGCAGGTGTCGGTGCTGTTCGATGGCGAGCCCGCGAAGCTGCGCGCGCCGGTCCATGTCGAGCACGCGGTGACCCGCCTCACGTTCATCGCGACCAAGGCATGA
- a CDS encoding metallophosphoesterase family protein: MTRLFHVSDLHFGTEDRDALAWFAAAVAAEQPDAVIMTGDLTAAARRREFTAACEWLVALKVPVTVELGNHDMPLFNLWERFTDPTKRFDRLERTVERPLVLPGVSIVPLRTATRAQLRRNWAEGIVRPHRLAETLALLAKAPPENLKIVAGHHPLGGLGSRHRTRGGRRALAALAARGVDAVLSGHTHEPFDIVVDGVRLIGAGTLSERIRVSPPSFNELTIDAGSIGVVARVME; encoded by the coding sequence ATGACGCGCTTGTTCCACGTCTCCGACCTGCATTTCGGGACCGAGGACCGCGACGCGCTGGCGTGGTTTGCCGCCGCCGTCGCCGCCGAGCAGCCCGACGCGGTGATCATGACCGGCGACCTCACGGCCGCTGCGCGCCGCCGCGAATTCACCGCCGCGTGCGAGTGGCTGGTCGCGCTCAAGGTGCCGGTGACGGTCGAGCTCGGCAATCACGACATGCCGCTGTTCAACCTGTGGGAGCGCTTCACCGATCCGACCAAGCGCTTCGACCGGCTTGAACGCACCGTCGAGCGGCCGCTGGTGCTGCCGGGCGTGTCGATCGTGCCGCTGCGGACCGCAACGCGCGCCCAGCTCCGGCGCAACTGGGCCGAGGGGATCGTCCGGCCGCATCGCCTCGCCGAGACGCTCGCGCTGCTGGCGAAGGCGCCGCCTGAAAACTTGAAGATTGTCGCCGGGCACCATCCGCTCGGCGGGCTCGGGAGCCGCCATCGGACGCGCGGCGGGCGGCGGGCGCTGGCGGCGTTGGCGGCAAGGGGGGTCGACGCCGTGCTCAGCGGCCATACCCACGAGCCGTTCGACATCGTCGTCGACGGCGTGCGGCTGATCGGCGCGGGGACGTTGTCCGAACGCATCCGCGTCTCGCCGCCGTCGTTCAACGAACTGACGATCGACGCCGGATCAATCGGCGTCGTGGCCCGCGTGATGGAGTGA
- a CDS encoding DUF2945 domain-containing protein, with the protein MADLKKGDKVEWDSSGGHSVGKVVKKVTTPTKIKGHKVAASKDNPEYIVKSDKGGEAAHKPEALKKAK; encoded by the coding sequence ATGGCGGACTTGAAGAAGGGTGATAAGGTCGAGTGGGATTCGAGCGGCGGCCACTCGGTCGGCAAGGTGGTCAAGAAGGTCACTACCCCGACGAAGATCAAGGGCCACAAGGTCGCCGCGTCGAAGGACAACCCCGAATATATCGTCAAGTCCGACAAGGGCGGCGAGGCGGCGCACAAACCGGAAGCGTTGAAGAAGGCGAAGTAG
- a CDS encoding TldD/PmbA family protein, with amino-acid sequence MLKVDAAIDRLTHALAAAKAAGADAADAVYVGDASTSVSVRLGALEDIGRSEGEEVGLRVFVGRRSASVSTSDLSIAAMTAVVDRAVAMAREAPEDEYAGLAPADRLMRDDPPALDLDDGGDPPAELLKALAIEAEDAARSVAGVTNSEGGGGSAGRAVMALVTSTGFARGYRGTSYGVSASVIAGEGQAMQRDYAYHSVRHFADLDAAAVIGREAGERATRRVNPSKLDTQAITIVFDPRVGSSLLGHLVGSITGSSIARGTSFLRDSLGAEIFAPGVTIRDEPHRIRGLRSRPFDGEGLATTARSIIDAGRLTGWLMDSASARQLGLEPTGHAARGVSGPPGAGPSNLHMVAGTTSRADLLKGIKHGFYVTELIGMGVNGLTGDYSRGASGYLIEDGELTMPVAEVTIAGNLKDMFRNLTPADDLVFRHATNVPTIRIDGMTLAGG; translated from the coding sequence ATGCTTAAAGTCGATGCGGCGATCGATCGCCTGACCCATGCCCTTGCCGCCGCCAAGGCCGCCGGGGCCGACGCCGCCGATGCGGTCTATGTTGGCGACGCCTCGACCTCGGTCAGCGTCCGCCTCGGCGCCCTCGAGGATATCGGTCGCTCCGAAGGTGAGGAGGTCGGCCTGCGCGTCTTCGTCGGGCGGCGATCGGCGAGCGTGTCGACGTCGGACCTGTCGATCGCGGCGATGACCGCGGTCGTCGACCGTGCGGTCGCGATGGCGCGCGAGGCCCCCGAAGACGAATACGCCGGCCTCGCCCCGGCCGACCGGCTGATGCGCGACGATCCCCCGGCGCTCGATCTCGATGACGGCGGCGACCCCCCGGCCGAACTTCTCAAGGCGCTCGCGATCGAGGCCGAGGACGCCGCGCGCAGCGTCGCCGGCGTGACCAACTCCGAAGGCGGCGGCGGCAGTGCCGGTCGCGCGGTGATGGCGCTGGTGACGTCGACCGGTTTCGCCCGCGGCTATCGCGGCACGAGCTACGGCGTGTCGGCGAGCGTCATCGCCGGCGAGGGCCAGGCGATGCAGCGCGATTACGCCTATCACAGCGTCCGCCACTTCGCCGACCTTGACGCCGCCGCCGTCATCGGCCGCGAGGCGGGCGAGCGCGCGACGCGACGGGTCAATCCGTCGAAGCTCGACACGCAGGCGATCACGATCGTGTTCGATCCGCGCGTCGGCTCGTCGCTGCTCGGGCATCTCGTCGGGTCGATCACCGGCTCGTCGATCGCACGCGGGACAAGTTTCCTGCGCGACAGCCTCGGCGCCGAGATATTCGCCCCCGGCGTGACGATCCGCGACGAACCGCACCGCATCCGCGGCCTGCGCTCGCGCCCGTTCGACGGCGAGGGTCTGGCGACGACGGCGCGGTCGATCATCGACGCCGGGCGGCTGACCGGTTGGCTGATGGATTCGGCGAGCGCGCGCCAGCTTGGCCTCGAGCCGACCGGCCACGCCGCGCGGGGCGTGTCGGGCCCCCCGGGAGCGGGGCCGTCGAACCTCCATATGGTCGCGGGGACGACGAGCCGCGCCGACCTGCTCAAGGGCATCAAGCACGGCTTCTACGTCACCGAGCTGATCGGCATGGGCGTCAACGGCCTGACCGGCGACTATAGCCGCGGCGCGAGCGGTTATCTGATCGAGGACGGCGAGCTGACAATGCCGGTCGCCGAGGTGACGATCGCGGGCAATCTCAAGGACATGTTCCGCAACCTGACCCCCGCCGACGACCTCGTCTTCCGCCACGCGACGAACGTCCCGACGATCCGTATCGACGGGATGACGCTCGCGGGGGGCTGA
- a CDS encoding DUF3309 family protein, whose protein sequence is MGIGTILLIVLILLLIGSLPSWGYSSGWGYGPSGGLGLIVVIVVILVLMGRI, encoded by the coding sequence ATGGGCATCGGCACGATCCTTCTTATCGTCCTCATCCTCCTCCTGATCGGCTCTTTGCCGAGCTGGGGTTATTCGAGCGGCTGGGGCTACGGCCCGTCGGGCGGGCTCGGCCTGATCGTCGTCATCGTCGTCATTCTGGTGCTGATGGGTCGGATCTAG
- a CDS encoding TCR/Tet family MFS transporter has product MTSSLPAPDPTTAPSRHPHALAFIFVTILIDVIGFGIIMPVLPELIMSLARVEIGEAARIGGYLMLAYSAMQFVSGPVLGGLSDKYGRRPILLASLTAFGLDYLLTGFAPTLAWLFAGRIIAGITGASFNSAYAYIADVTPPERRTQDFGLLGFAFGAGFIIGPAIGGLLAVYGARTPFFVAAGLALVNVAYGYFALPESLAKADRRAFDWRRANVWGSLVRLRALRPIVLTLASATFLWSFAQISLQSTWNYFTLARFGWSVKQVGWSLAAVGVSAIIAQAVLTRVLIPRFGEKRLIPWAVMSAIASYVIYASAIEGWMMYAGIAVGTLGGLVYPSLQSLMSQEVGRDSQGELQGAVSSLVSLAAIVGPPVMTQAFAYFSSPAAPVHLPGAAFVLAALLACGTFFLFERAIGTRSDPSAPE; this is encoded by the coding sequence ATGACCAGTTCACTCCCCGCCCCGGACCCCACCACCGCTCCATCACGCCACCCCCACGCACTCGCCTTCATCTTCGTCACCATCCTGATCGACGTGATCGGCTTCGGCATCATCATGCCGGTGCTGCCGGAGCTGATCATGTCATTGGCGCGGGTCGAAATCGGCGAGGCGGCGCGCATCGGCGGCTATCTGATGCTGGCGTATTCGGCGATGCAGTTCGTGTCGGGGCCGGTGCTCGGCGGCCTGTCGGATAAATACGGCCGGCGACCAATCCTCCTCGCGTCATTGACCGCGTTCGGCCTCGACTATCTGCTGACCGGGTTCGCGCCGACACTGGCGTGGCTGTTCGCCGGTCGAATCATTGCGGGCATCACCGGCGCGTCGTTCAACAGCGCCTATGCCTATATCGCCGACGTCACCCCGCCTGAGCGCCGGACGCAGGACTTTGGGCTGCTCGGCTTTGCGTTCGGCGCGGGATTCATCATCGGACCGGCAATCGGCGGATTGCTTGCGGTGTACGGCGCGCGGACGCCGTTCTTCGTCGCGGCGGGTCTCGCGCTGGTCAACGTCGCTTATGGGTATTTCGCGCTGCCCGAGTCGCTCGCCAAGGCCGACCGGCGCGCCTTCGACTGGCGTCGCGCGAATGTCTGGGGATCGCTCGTCCGGTTACGCGCGCTGCGCCCGATCGTCCTGACCCTCGCCTCCGCGACCTTCCTATGGAGCTTCGCGCAGATTTCGCTCCAATCGACGTGGAATTACTTCACCCTCGCGCGGTTCGGCTGGAGCGTGAAGCAGGTTGGCTGGTCGCTTGCGGCGGTCGGCGTCTCGGCGATCATCGCGCAGGCGGTGCTGACCCGTGTGCTGATCCCGCGCTTTGGCGAGAAGCGGTTGATACCGTGGGCGGTAATGAGCGCGATCGCGAGCTATGTGATCTACGCCAGTGCGATTGAGGGCTGGATGATGTACGCCGGAATCGCGGTCGGAACGCTCGGCGGCTTGGTCTACCCGTCGCTCCAGTCTCTGATGTCGCAGGAGGTCGGGCGCGATTCGCAGGGGGAGTTGCAGGGCGCGGTGTCGAGCCTCGTCAGCCTCGCGGCGATCGTCGGGCCGCCAGTGATGACGCAGGCCTTCGCCTATTTCTCGAGCCCCGCCGCCCCGGTCCATCTGCCGGGGGCGGCGTTCGTGCTCGCGGCGCTGCTCGCCTGCGGCACGTTCTTCCTGTTCGAACGTGCGATCGGGACTAGATCCGACCCATCAGCACCAGAATGA
- a CDS encoding sulfurtransferase TusA family protein, producing the protein MTGPTLIDARGLRCPWPVLRLARALRDGASVELLSDDPAAAGEVAAFAAERGLKIVASESAEGSMRFVVGG; encoded by the coding sequence ATGACCGGCCCGACCCTGATCGACGCGCGCGGGCTTCGCTGCCCATGGCCGGTGCTAAGGCTGGCGCGGGCGTTGCGCGATGGCGCGTCCGTCGAACTGCTGAGCGACGACCCGGCGGCGGCAGGCGAGGTTGCGGCGTTCGCGGCCGAGCGCGGGCTGAAGATCGTTGCCAGCGAAAGCGCGGAAGGAAGCATGCGGTTCGTCGTCGGTGGCTGA